A genomic window from Rattus norvegicus strain BN/NHsdMcwi chromosome 9, GRCr8, whole genome shotgun sequence includes:
- the Igfbp2 gene encoding insulin-like growth factor-binding protein 2 precursor → MLPRLGGPALPLLLPSLLLLLLLGAGGCGPGVRAEVLFRCPPCTPERLAACGPPPDAPCAELVREPGCGCCSVCARQEGEACGVYIPRCAQTLRCYPNPGSELPLKALVTGAGTCEKRRVGATPQQVADSEDDHSEGGLVENHVDGTMNMLGGSSAGRKPPKSGMKELAVFREKVNEQHRQMGKGAKHLSLEEPKKLRPPPARTPCQQELDQVLERISTMRLPDDRGPLEHLYSLHIPNCDKHGLYNLKQCKMSLNGQRGECWCVNPNTGKPIQGAPTIRGDPECHLFYNEQQENDGAHAQRVQ, encoded by the exons ATGCTGCCGAGATTGGGCGGCCCCGCGCTGCCGCTGCTCCTGCCGTCGctgctcttgctgctgctgttgggcGCGGGCGGTTGCGGTCCTGGGGTGCGCGCCGAGGTGCTGTTCCGCTGCCCACCCTGCACGCCCGAGCGTCTGGCCGCCTGCGGACCCCCACCCGACGCGCCCTGCGCCGAGCTGGTGCGAGAGCCCGGCTGCGGTTGCTGCTCCGTGTGCGCACGACAGGAGGGCGAAGCTTGCGGCGTCTACATCCCGCGCTGCGCCCAGACGTTACGCTGTTACCCCAACCCGGGCTCCGAGCTGCCCCTGAAGGCACTGGTCACCGGCGCGGGTACCTGTGAAAAGAGACGCGTGGGCGCCACCCCACAGCAAGTTGCAG ACAGTGAGGATGACCACTCGGAGGGAGGCCTGGTGGAGAACCATGTGGACGGAACCATGAACATGTTGGGAGGCAGCAGTGCTGGCCGGAAGCCCCCTAAGTCAGGCATGAAGGAACTGGCTGTGTTCCGGGAGAAGGTCAACGAGCAGCACCGGCAGATGGGCAAAGGTGCCAAACACCTCAGCCTGGAGGAGCCCAAGAAGCTGCGCCCACCTCCTGCCAGG ACCCCTTGCCAGCAGGAGCTGGACCAGGTCCTGGAGCGCATCTCCACCATGCGCCTTCCGGATGATCGGGGTCCTCTGGAACATCTCTACTCCCTGCATATCCCCAACTGTGACAAGCATGGCCTGTACAACCTCAAACAG TGCAAGATGTCTCTGAATGGACAGCGTGGGGAGTGCTGGTGTGTGAACCCCAATACTGGGAAGCCAATCCAGGGAGCTCCCACCATCCGGGGAGACCCCGAGTGCCATCTCTTCTACAACGAGCAGCAGGAGAATGATGGGGCTCACGCCCAAAGGGTGCAGTAA
- the Igfbp2 gene encoding insulin-like growth factor-binding protein 2 isoform X1, producing the protein MNMLGGSSAGRKPPKSGMKELAVFREKVNEQHRQMGKGAKHLSLEEPKKLRPPPARTPCQQELDQVLERISTMRLPDDRGPLEHLYSLHIPNCDKHGLYNLKQCKMSLNGQRGECWCVNPNTGKPIQGAPTIRGDPECHLFYNEQQENDGAHAQRVQ; encoded by the exons ATGAACATGTTGGGAGGCAGCAGTGCTGGCCGGAAGCCCCCTAAGTCAGGCATGAAGGAACTGGCTGTGTTCCGGGAGAAGGTCAACGAGCAGCACCGGCAGATGGGCAAAGGTGCCAAACACCTCAGCCTGGAGGAGCCCAAGAAGCTGCGCCCACCTCCTGCCAGG ACCCCTTGCCAGCAGGAGCTGGACCAGGTCCTGGAGCGCATCTCCACCATGCGCCTTCCGGATGATCGGGGTCCTCTGGAACATCTCTACTCCCTGCATATCCCCAACTGTGACAAGCATGGCCTGTACAACCTCAAACAG TGCAAGATGTCTCTGAATGGACAGCGTGGGGAGTGCTGGTGTGTGAACCCCAATACTGGGAAGCCAATCCAGGGAGCTCCCACCATCCGGGGAGACCCCGAGTGCCATCTCTTCTACAACGAGCAGCAGGAGAATGATGGGGCTCACGCCCAAAGGGTGCAGTAA